ttttaggtctcacatttaggtacttaatccattttgagtttatttttgtgtgtggtgtaagaaagtggtccagtttcattcttttgtatatagttgtccagttttcccagcaccagttgttgaagagactgtctttttcccattgcatatgcttttctgctttgttgaagactaaTGAACCATCTAATTGTAGGTTTACTTctcagctctctattctgttccattggtctgtgtgtctgtctttgtgccagtatgatactgtcttgatcactacagctttgtaataggacttgaagtctggaattgtgatacctcgagttttttgttttttgttttgtttttttttttttttcaaattgctttggctcttcagggtcttttgtggttccattttaggattgttctagttctgtgaaaaatgctgttggtattttgataggaattgcactaaatgtgtagattgctttgggtagtataaacattttaacaatatttgttcttccagtccttGAACacggagtatctttccatttctttgtgtcatcttcaatttctttcatcagtgttttacagttttcggagtacaggtctttcacccctttgattaaatttattcctaagtattttattcttttcggtgcaattgtaaatgggattgttttcttaattctctttctgctgcttcattattagtgtataaaagtgcaacagatttctgtacattgatttttgtatcctgtgactttactgaattcatttatcaattctagtagctttttggtggagtcttcagggttttctatatatagtatcatgtcatctgcaaatagtgacagttttacttcttccttgccaatttggatgccttttattcctttttcttgtctgattgctgtggctaggacttccagtattgtgttgaataaaagtcgtgagagtggacatcctaaAACTGTTTACTGAATGGCCAATTTATTGTACCTTCCTTTAGTTCTTCATTGATTTTCTGATATtagttatgtaaaatataaaactaaaagtacccagtatgattttctttctttttcttttttaaatatttttttttccttttttgcatttGCCGTAGGATCCTTTTAGAGTTATTAACTTTGAGATGGAgtactatttctttttatcatgatGTTATACTATGGCGGGTACTTGAGATAATAAtactagtaataataacaataataagctATTTTGGGATAACTTTGAAACTACCTGCCTTTTCAATTTGGCAGACCTGCTTGAATTTGATAGGAGAGGTTTTACTGAGATTTCAAAACCATTTTAATCGAGGTAGGTTAAAGCAAAAGTAATGGTAAGACATGGAACTACTGACCTACATGATtgttttagtaataaaaatgagaatatcagctttgcatttttgaaaaagcCTGTAACAACATATCTTAAGAAAACATAAGAATCACATGTTGCATAATTGTATAAACCTTACTCATAAGTTCATAAAATATTTCCACCTGCCTGCTGTCTAAAAAGATTTTGCATTTTGCTATGTTTTAGTATCAGTCTCTCTAAAAAATGCTTCTTCTCAACCCCTAAAATTCTGtggcgtatgtgtgtgtgtgtatatatatatgtgtgtgtgtgtgtgtgtgtgtgtatatatatatatatatatgtatatatatatatatatatgtatgtatgtatatgagtgCAGATGTGAAAAGCATGCAGTTGTTCATGGTGTGGTTCTTATATTTGATACTCTTTACTTCTGTATCTATGTTACTTATGAATCTATCTTTCCCTTTAGGTAAAGAGGATGAATATCCAAAGAAACCTTTGGGACAGCTTCCACCTGAATCTGCTTGCATTAGTCACCTGAGCAATGGACAAAGAAGTGTGGGCAGGTCAAGTCCCCATAtgagcagcagaagagaaagtgGCTCATCACCTCACAAAAAACATGAGCATTCCCCTCGCCATCAGAGTAGAGTTGGTACACCAGAACGAGTAAGGGCGCTAAGACGGAAATCAGAggatgaagacagtaaaaagctTAAAGATGAAACAGATCTTCCAAGAAAACTTCCATCAGGTCCACAAGACAGTTCCAGGCAATATAATCATGCAGCTGCTAACCAGAATAGCAATGCCACTTCAAATACCAGGAAGGAATTTGTGCCCAAGTGGAATAAGCCATCAGATATTTCAGCTATTGAAAAAACTGCCAAATACGCCATCGAAGGCAAAAGTAGGTCAGCGCACCCTGCACTTACAGTCACCATCCCAAGTTCTGCTGACACTCGGGTATCAAATGTAAGGCAGAAGATGAAGGTTTTGGATGCCGATGAAGGGAAACGGGGCTCTACTGCGTCCCAGTATGATAACGTACCTGAAAACGACAACAGCGCTTCCGTCGAAGAGGCACTAGAAAGAGCCTACTCCCAAAGTCCAAGGAACGTGGTTTACTCTCACAGCCCGAGGAAGCATGTGGAGCCAAGTTCTAGTCCATCAAGAATATTAAACAGGTTTACTTTTAAAGTGCAGCCTGCAGGTTATGCAAAATACCCATCTCTGTTAGATGGGGAGGAGCGCAGGACAGTGCACCCTCCATCCTACAGTAACCCCCCTGTTTACCATGGAAATTCTCCCAAACGCATCCCTACTGCTAACAGCAGCTTTGCATCTCCACAGTTTACCCATGGGACTCAAATGAATCCTTCCCGGAGACCTTATGGCTCTACTCTGTCAGTcgatatttctccagagaaatctTACAGCCGCCCGCTTCCTGTTGTGCTGCCCTCCAGCCGCATAGAAGTTCTTCCCATTGACACTGGTGCTGGGGGATATGCAGGCAATTCAGAGTCACCAAAGAATGGACAATTCATCATTCCTCCCATGGATTATCTGCCAGATAACAGAAAATGGCCGGAAGTTAGTTACACGTACAGACCCGAGATTCATGGACAGTCGTGGACTCAGGATGCTAACTGTGGCCACTTGAGCAATTTACCAAAATATTCCGCCTTTCAGCATGTTCCCTTTCAGGACCATAGCCTCCCGGCAGTTTCAGTAGATAGTCCAGTACGATATAGAACTTCCCCAGGTTTAGAAGATGCCAGTTCCTCTGGGTATCAATATTCAGGGCCCTCACCTCCAGTGTATCACTACAGAAATCGGGATGGACTTTCTATTCAAGAATCAGTATTGCTGTGAGAATTTATCTATACTTGGTAAAGACAAGAGAACAGAAACCATTTGAAACCTACATTGCTATGTTTATAATTGCCAAAGCAGTATTTTATACTATTGTAAACATAAACATCTTGCACAATTCCAGTGTATGCTAGTAATAAGAATATATAGGAGCGTTTCATCCCCATGTAGATGCTGCTTACGATGAGCATTTTTAAATTGCATCATCACTGAACCTGTTAAAAAGAATTTAACATGGAAACATAGCAGTAGCACTTAGGGATGCACGCAGAGTGATAATTCATGACTCGGTTTCATTTATATCGTCCTCCAAAACGTGAGCATTTTTGCGCCATTAGCCCATCCTGTTTTGAGTAACATTAGAAAGCACTGAAAAACTGTATAGAATAGATATTTTTAAGGctgtatatagtgtgtgtgtcTTTCAGTAGATACCAGAAGGCCTCCATGCACACACATTTGAACACAGAACTAAAGGAACgttaacaaaattaattttgatcTACAGCCATGAAATAATttactcttcttcctttcctgaacTTGTCTTTCAGCCAAGATCCACCCCCGCCCCATGTTTTTCCCCCAGGTCCTAGAGTGCCATTGGGTTTTGCCCTGACTTCATGCAGCTTCTCTGCAGTTGTGGCCCTGTTCTTTCCTCCTGAAAATTAAAGACACTGGAGAGAGAAAGGCTCACCACTGAATGGTGCTTAAACCCTGGGGCACTCGGAGTAAGTTTATGGCCAAAGGTGGGGCGCTGCTCATACCCCAAGATCagttttagagcagttttggtgCGTCTGTGCCCTTTGTTCTGGTCTGCCTCTTGCAAAGCTCAGAGCAGAATGTTCCTTGCCAGATGTAGGGAAAGTGCTGCAATCCTGCTTTCTGCCGATGCTAGCAGGAGGGGTTGCAAGTTAGGCTCCTCAAGCACTCACACGGGGCAGCAGAACGGACTCCTTTGAAATCCATTTGAAAAGCAGAATTAACAATATGGTTACTCCTTACTTCTGCCCTTTAAATTCCTGCACGCCCCGGGGCTGTTCATTTACATGGGCTTTTTCTGGCACTCTTTCTTTAAAGGTTGATAATCAGTGGATATTGCTACATTTAGGCCATTAAATTATCATTGTGTATACTTGCAAAAAAATCCTAATTATTAATAGGAGTCTAaggttttaatcttttttaaaaaatagcatgacTTTCATACTTCCAAAAATCTCCTTTTGCAGTGAAAACAAATTCAGGTTCAtggttaaaaaattaacaatgtctttttttaaaatagtctatTACACTACAATTAGCAAAACATGGGGACAGTTTTGGGCACCCCCAGAAAGTCTGACTTTGTGTTTAATTGGAAAGCTGGTTTTCAGCATACTTTCCTCATGTTTGAGCAAGGACAAGAGTAGAAAACCTAACATTGAGGGCTCTTCTTGTTGCAAGTTGGGACTTTAAACTTTCAAGGTACCGACGTATGTCTTTTCAAATGAGAGTAACATTTGTTTAGCTAGTGAATGTGacaatattttttatgtatataatgaGTCTAATGTAATTTTAATCAACTTGGTAATGATGTTATTAAACAGCAAAACAAATGGCAGTGTGTTAGCAGCTCAGCTCTATGCTGAAGCGCACACAAAATCCCTCTCTCCCTGGGCTCTTGATTCAGATCGTGTGGAGGCTtagaaagaaatgtagataaaacatGTAGCTGAGGATATTAATTCCAATGTTTAAACCATGATTCTGTGACTCGTAATGAACCAAGCTGTATAATTTAGGTTATGATAGTAGCATCTGAGCTGCTCCAAAATATATATGTCAACAGTGGTAAATActgtagatttatatatatatatatacatatatatatatgcaaaatatatatatatacacacactatttTCTTATGTCATCTATGACATTTTTATCTGTATACTTTTTTTGATGTGATTGTTTTTAACATGCTAAAAGTAATAAGTATATTTTGTGtctttcatgtgctttttttcaTACAGCAGAAGTGCTCTGCATCTCTGATGCTTCTAAAgctaattttcttctaattgaGGAGATACTGCTCAGTGTTTGCCTACACGACTTTATATATCTGTCTATCACAGTTGCATGTTAAATGCTTTATTAATTTCCGGGAATACTTTTTATCcgcctttcctttattttatccGCCATTATTAATAGCAATAAGGTATTTCCAGTCTTTCCCACTATAAAATGTAGTTCTCTGTTAGCTTTTCAAGtaggaaattttaatttgaacttATTTTGCCACCATACAattttagtctttcaaatttatcttttagTAAGAGATAAATAATGGAATGATGATAAAAGATGAAATAGTATTAGTAAAGTGGGTTAAATATAATCACGAAACTGTATTTGGCGAGGATCCTCATGGAGCGGAGGCTGATCTTAATGCATAGCTGGACGCGCTGTAGATATTTTGCCGTTATTTGCTCTCTTCTTTACAGCAGACTTGCCTCACGCAATAAGCACTTTGgtatggtttttgttgttttaatatttagtttGAAAAGTTAAAGAGACTACACCCAGAGTCTCCAAgggttttaaaactttgtttcagGTACTTATGTTTTTTgttaccagatttttaaaaaatagctttttgaAGCTGAGAgagatgtatatatgtaaatgtaaagtCAGATATCAAAGTATTGTAcgggaagaaaataaattatttttccttctatccTGCTGGGTTCTCCAGCCAGGCCCTATAAATTGGTCTGACAAAAGCAGgtcaacaagagaaaaacagaagcttATTAACAGGTGCATCCTGCATTCACATGGTGCCCAGCCCTGAGCAGCTCAAAGGAGGGTTGGACTTGGGGTCTGTGCACCTAACttagcagggagagggaggaggagaaaggcacTTATGGGAAAACAAGGGACTATTTGTAGAGCTAAGCGGGCCCTTAGGAGAAGTGATGGGCGGTGTGATAGTGTGTGGCAGGGGCTGGGTGTGGTGCCTGGAGAGAGCAGAGTTGCCTGGGGAGGGCATTTATGACAGTTGGATTTTGGGGGGAGGCTCTGCTTTCAGGCAGATCAGAGATTTCAGAAACTCAAATAAATGCCTTCAGATCAAAATCGTTCTTATGCCAAAGTGGTGTATTTTGGGGTGACGTGCCCTGATCCCCCTCAGTGGCAATGATAGAATGTTTcctgaaagaattgaaaaaagGTTGAATAGGACatttcaggagaagaaaaatagatgTTTACAGGATGTGGTgtgattgctttatttttgttttaaggagaTTCTAATACTAAATTTTATGTCATACTGAGCGTAATTTTACAGTGAAGTTTCGTATTTGTCATTTCAGATCTCTCCCTCAGGGCCCATTGAAATGCAGGCACAGAAACAGTACCTCTTCAATACTTTGCTGAGATCTCCTTTCATTTCCATGATTGGAGAAAAACATGCCATGCCCACAAATAGGGATTTATACACAGAGGACCTACGGCTCAGTCTTCTGGAAATATTATTACTCTCAGTTATCTTTCCGACTCACACCTTTACTTTTAGTATGCATTTGATTGTGGGTTAATTAAGATTACAGTTTGGAGATCTTTTTTTGTTTGGCTGTCCtataatggattttattttatttatttatttatttttaaagatttttatttatttatttgacagagagagacacagcgagagagggaacacaagcagggggagtgggagagggagaagcgggcttcccgcggagcagggagcccgatgcggggctcgatcccaggaccctgggatcctgacctgagccgaaggcagacgcttaacgactgagccacccaggcgccccctataaTGGATTTTAAATATCCCTCTGTAATATGGATATTAATGCTTATCGATCAGGTGGTTTTAATAAgccagactttattttttcagcGACCCaagatagaataaaaagaaaggactcCACTTAACATTTAGTTATGAATTGTACTTTCAGAAGGATTTTCAGTTATCCATAAATCTAAGCGTAATTGCcaccattttacatataagaacAATGAGGCATAAAGGAACAAATTTTAGATTTCATAGGAGTGCATCTCGACCCTCACTACTCTTTAGAATTATCTGGGGGaacttaacaaaaaaatgttCTTCTTGGTTTTTACCTTAGGCActtaagtcagaatctctggggtggaACCCAGGCATCaggtaattgtattttttttccccattcagtcagcaaaactctttaaaaaaaaaaaaaaaaaaccttctaaatTTGATTTTGATTGTCTTATATTTCCACTATGAACTgtcttaaaaattcttaacagATCAATTTCAGAGTTTAGAAACTCTGATTTCAGGTAAGTTAGGGAAAATTCCACTGGAAGGATCCATGTTATCATCCATCTCTGTAAATTTTGATGAACTACTGACAGTTGTGGAAAGTATAAATGGCTTCAAATGAGAGGTGGCATGACCCTGTCCCTTCTCTCATTACTGCTTACAATAGTGCCTCAAACTAGGTAGAGCCTTACTAAGGTTTCCATTTTCCCGGACAACCTCTGTCATTTTCCTTAAGCGACATGCTAAAAATAGGCCTAAGCTATTTGCAAACCTAAGTGCATTTTCCCTATGTGAGCAGCTGAGAAAATGTGCATAGTCTGGTGATTCACCCAGCCAGGCAGcgttttattgagcacctacagtATACCCGTTGTCTTAGGGTCTGTGCTAGGCTCACGCTTCAAGATGGGAGACAGGCTCTTTAAGCTGTGTGCCTCAATTCAGTATCGGAGACACACACAGGTGGTTATTACAGGCATAGAAAGGCCACGGCTCAGGAGGGTCAGTGGAGGTTGGTGGGGGAGTTGCCTCATTGCTGAGCCTGAGGATTAGTAGAGCAGACCGACGAAGGGAAGAGAAGGCCGGGACATGGCTGCCGAGGGCATATGGCATGAGCACCTGCATGGTATATAGGGGGACATTTGTCGCTGTGtgatgtgtgcgtgtgtgcaggGGGTGGAGTGGAGTGTTCCACAGAGAGACCCGATGATGGGGCCCTTCCACGCCGTTGAACTCGATCCCGGAAGCTGGTTTTCTATGGTATGTTCACATTTTTTGTGTGGACTCTAGAGGCTACCCAGGAGGGAGCAAACCTGGAGGAAGTTAGGAAGAGTGCAGCAAGTGTTATATCCAAAAGGTGGTGCAGAGTGTAAAGGGAAGCAGTTTCAAAGAAAAGGTGATTAATTTGAGAACTAATTACCAAGAAAAGTTGGCCCGACTTGATAATTGTTTGAATGTAATCGTAATAATCATAGTAAGAAAAATAGTGAACGTTACTGAGTGCTTGCTATGTGTCCGGCCCTGTGCTGAAGCATTTAAcctgcattaactcatttaattctcacaataacgcTGTGAGGGATGTGCTCTCCAAGTCCCTGTTCGCGCGGGAAAACAGGTGGTTGAGGTACCTCGCCCCACGGGACACAGCCAGCCCATCATGGAGACAGGACTTTAGTCCACACTGTCTGAATCTAgatcctctgcttcctccccagcccaggaGTCTTAAGAAGCTATCATTTCCCTGCCATAAAACTCACCCCCATTAGTGTACACACCaaggattttttaataaattcgCACAATTGTTGCAACCATTACAAATGCAAGCCgatttcagaacatttccatcacctccccAAGCTCTCTTGTACCCATTTGCAATCAATCTCCATTCCTGCCCCAGCCTCAGGCAACCACAgatctactttctctctctccctggtttGCCTTTTCTGAACATTTCGTATACTTGGAATCAGATAGTCTGTGCCTTTTTGCATCTGACGTCCTTcacacttagcataatgtttctgagTTTCGTCCGTGCTGCAGTGTGTATTAggaattcctttttattgctgaatagtgcTCCATTGCGTGACTATATCACATTTTGTTCCTTCACTCTGCCGGCTGTAGACATGTGGATTGTTTTCACATGCTGCTGTGACCATTTGTGTACaaatctttgtgtggacatgttttccaTTTCCCTTGGGCTGTTGCTGGCTTTATGGTAAGTTTATGTTTGACTTTTTAGGAAAGTGCCAGACTCTGTTCCAGAGTGCACCATTTTAGATCACCATCAGCATTGTATGAAGGttcaaatttctccacatcctcaccaacacttgttactttctattttttttattatagccattctagtgatatctccttgtggctttgatttgcatttctctaatcgCCAATGATGGTGAAccccttttcatgtacttatgggccatttgtgtattttctttggggaaatctctgttcagatcctttgctcacatttaaattgggttattttcttattgaatagtaggagttcttaatatattctggatacaagtcctttataagacatgatttgcaaatattttctcacagtcttaCGGTTTCTTTTGTGgtgcaaatgtttttaattttaatgaagtccaatattttcagttttttctttatgaatCATGCTTTTAGTGTTGTATCTGtctgcctaacccaaggtcacaaaggattttctcctgttttattcttccaagaagttttataattttagctcttacataTGGGTTTATGAGccattttgaatgaatttttgtgtatgatgtgaggtaAGGACCTAAATTCAGGTGGATATCATGTGTTACAAAAAGACTATGCTTTCCTCATCTGAATTGGGGACCTTGGTACTTCTGTCAAAACTCATTTGACCATATTTATAAGTGTTTATTTTAaggtttgaaatcagaaagtgtacatcctttaactttgttctttttcaaatggtTTTGGCTATCCtgggtcctttgcatttctatatatattttaagatgagCTTGTcattgtctggaaaaaaaaaaaaaaactgggatttTTGCTAGGTGTTACTCTGAATCCGTGGATCCATTTGGGAAGAAATGCCATCCTAACAGtgttgagtcttctaatccataaacAGAGATTGtctctacatttattttaatcttctttaattGCTCTCAGCAACATTCTGTAGTTTTAGTATgtcttgcacttcttttgttaaaattattcctaagtattttgtttttcttgctcttgTGAATGGATTGTTTTCTTCAGAGCCCGCATGCTTCCCCATCGTTCTGTACTGCTGAGGGGAGAGCGAGGGACGAGGTTGAGTTCTGCAGTGCCCAGGTTGGGTGGTAAGCTACATCATGGGGCCACCATCTGATAGACAGAACTCAGAAGATGGAACAGGCTTAGGTTTAGTGAGAAAATGACATGTTTTGACATGTAGAATTTGAGGAATAGGGAGTTGACAGATGGTGTTGTCTGACAGACAGCTGACCGTTCCAGAGAGATTTGGGACTTGCTTGCCAGCACGTAGGAGGTAAAGCTGTGAGAGAGTACTTGTCTAGGGAGAAGATGAACAAGCTAAGGATGGGGAGATGGTAGGGGGGGGGAGTTGCTGACATTTAAGAGGTGCCAGAGAGGAATGTGTGAAGGACTCAAGAGGGAGCAGTCACGGACTGGTTCTGCAAGAGCTCAGTGCCCAGTGACTGACCATTGAGCTTTGGAGCCAGAGTGGCTTGAGTTTGCACTTTGCATCGGTGGTGAAATTGTGATGTAACAAAACCACAAAATCCCCGTCCGCGCGGAGCTGATGCTCTGATccgcttcctcatctgtaaatgaagaCTGGTGTTTATTTCATGGAACTGTGAGTTGGATGAGTTACTTTGTGTGAAGTGTTCAGCA
The sequence above is drawn from the Zalophus californianus isolate mZalCal1 chromosome 9, mZalCal1.pri.v2, whole genome shotgun sequence genome and encodes:
- the USP6NL gene encoding USP6 N-terminal-like protein isoform X2 translates to MNSDQDVALKLAQERAEIVAKYDRGREGAEIEPWEDADYLVYKVTDRFGFLHEEELPYHNAAMERQKQLEIERTTKWLKMLKGWEKYKNTEKFHRRIYKGIPLQLRGEVWALLLEIPKMKEETRDLYSKLKHRARGCSPDIRQIDLDVNRTFRDHIMFRDRYGVKQQSLFHVLAAYSIYNTEVGYCQGMSQITALLLMYMNEEDAFWALVKLFSGPKHAMHGFFVQGFPKLLRFQEHHEKILNKFLSKLKQHLDSQEIYTSFYTMKWFFQCFLDRTPFTLNLRIWDIYIFEGERVLTAMSYTILKLHKKHLMKLSMEELVEFLQETLAKDFFFEDDFVIEQLQISMVELKRAKLDLPEPGKEDEYPKKPLGQLPPESACISHLSNGQRSVGRSSPHMSSRRESGSSPHKKHEHSPRHQSRVGTPERVRALRRKSEDEDSKKLKDETDLPRKLPSGPQDSSRQYNHAAANQNSNATSNTRKEFVPKWNKPSDISAIEKTAKYAIEGKSRSAHPALTVTIPSSADTRVSNVRQKMKVLDADEGKRGSTASQYDNVPENDNSASVEEALERAYSQSPRNVVYSHSPRKHVEPSSSPSRILNRFTFKVQPAGYAKYPSLLDGEERRTVHPPSYSNPPVYHGNSPKRIPTANSSFASPQFTHGTQMNPSRRPYGSTLSVDISPEKSYSRPLPVVLPSSRIEVLPIDTGAGGYAGNSESPKNGQFIIPPMDYLPDNRKWPEVSYTYRPEIHGQSWTQDANCGHLSNLPKYSAFQHVPFQDHSLPAVSVDSPVRYRTSPGLEDASSSGYQYSGPSPPVYHYRNRDGLSIQESVLL
- the USP6NL gene encoding USP6 N-terminal-like protein isoform X3, translated to MLKGWEKYKNTEKFHRRIYKGIPLQLRGEVWALLLEIPKMKEETRDLYSKLKHRARGCSPDIRQIDLDVNRTFRDHIMFRDRYGVKQQSLFHVLAAYSIYNTEVGYCQGMSQITALLLMYMNEEDAFWALVKLFSGPKHAMHGFFVQGFPKLLRFQEHHEKILNKFLSKLKQHLDSQEIYTSFYTMKWFFQCFLDRTPFTLNLRIWDIYIFEGERVLTAMSYTILKLHKKHLMKLSMEELVEFLQETLAKDFFFEDDFVIEQLQISMVELKRAKLDLPEPGKEDEYPKKPLGQLPPESACISHLSNGQRSVGRSSPHMSSRRESGSSPHKKHEHSPRHQSRVGTPERVRALRRKSEDEDSKKLKDETDLPRKLPSGPQDSSRQYNHAAANQNSNATSNTRKEFVPKWNKPSDISAIEKTAKYAIEGKSRSAHPALTVTIPSSADTRVSNVRQKMKVLDADEGKRGSTASQYDNVPENDNSASVEEALERAYSQSPRNVVYSHSPRKHVEPSSSPSRILNRFTFKVQPAGYAKYPSLLDGEERRTVHPPSYSNPPVYHGNSPKRIPTANSSFASPQFTHGTQMNPSRRPYGSTLSVDISPEKSYSRPLPVVLPSSRIEVLPIDTGAGGYAGNSESPKNGQFIIPPMDYLPDNRKWPEVSYTYRPEIHGQSWTQDANCGHLSNLPKYSAFQHVPFQDHSLPAVSVDSPVRYRTSPGLEDASSSGYQYSGPSPPVYHYRNRDGLSIQESVLL
- the USP6NL gene encoding USP6 N-terminal-like protein isoform X1, with translation MRTDAAVNSQGQTNCLTKDSDQDVALKLAQERAEIVAKYDRGREGAEIEPWEDADYLVYKVTDRFGFLHEEELPYHNAAMERQKQLEIERTTKWLKMLKGWEKYKNTEKFHRRIYKGIPLQLRGEVWALLLEIPKMKEETRDLYSKLKHRARGCSPDIRQIDLDVNRTFRDHIMFRDRYGVKQQSLFHVLAAYSIYNTEVGYCQGMSQITALLLMYMNEEDAFWALVKLFSGPKHAMHGFFVQGFPKLLRFQEHHEKILNKFLSKLKQHLDSQEIYTSFYTMKWFFQCFLDRTPFTLNLRIWDIYIFEGERVLTAMSYTILKLHKKHLMKLSMEELVEFLQETLAKDFFFEDDFVIEQLQISMVELKRAKLDLPEPGKEDEYPKKPLGQLPPESACISHLSNGQRSVGRSSPHMSSRRESGSSPHKKHEHSPRHQSRVGTPERVRALRRKSEDEDSKKLKDETDLPRKLPSGPQDSSRQYNHAAANQNSNATSNTRKEFVPKWNKPSDISAIEKTAKYAIEGKSRSAHPALTVTIPSSADTRVSNVRQKMKVLDADEGKRGSTASQYDNVPENDNSASVEEALERAYSQSPRNVVYSHSPRKHVEPSSSPSRILNRFTFKVQPAGYAKYPSLLDGEERRTVHPPSYSNPPVYHGNSPKRIPTANSSFASPQFTHGTQMNPSRRPYGSTLSVDISPEKSYSRPLPVVLPSSRIEVLPIDTGAGGYAGNSESPKNGQFIIPPMDYLPDNRKWPEVSYTYRPEIHGQSWTQDANCGHLSNLPKYSAFQHVPFQDHSLPAVSVDSPVRYRTSPGLEDASSSGYQYSGPSPPVYHYRNRDGLSIQESVLL